GTGGGCTGGACGCTTCTCTGGACGGGGCGCGGGTACTGTCCGACGCCCGGGCGGAGCTGTTGGAGCTCGGCCCGTTGGGTCCCCTGCTGATGGACGTCAGCGTAGCGAGCATCGCCCTCACGCGTCACGACCACCTGGTGGCGGCTCGCGGGGATCGCTCGGTGCAGAGCGAGACGGCGTTCTCCTCCCCCGCGGCGGTGTTGCGCATCGTACGGCGGCTGTGCCATGCCGCCGGCGCCCCGCATCAAGATCAGGAGACGGTCGTGGAGCGACGCCTCCGAGACGGCTCGCGCTTGTGTGCCATCACCGGTGCAGCGTCGGCCACGGGTCCCCTGCTCGTGATCGAGAAGCCGCGCCGGGCAGGGGGTTCGGTGGAGGATCTCGTGCGGCGAGGCACGGTGTCCCGCGCCATGGCGACGTTCCTTCATCACTGCGTCGCTGCCCGCGTCAACGTGTTGGTCGTGGGCCCGCGCGACGAAGGCACCGCGTCCGTCGCCAGTGCGCTGGTGGGCGTGGCCGCGCCCGCGTGCCCGGTCGTGGCCCTGCTCGACTTCGACGATCTGGTGAGCGGCAACGCGCCGCATGCCGCTTGGCTGTCGGTGGCCGACGCACCGATGGACGCTGCCCGCATGCTCGCCACCGCGGCCCACGTGCCCGACGTGCGGGTGGTAGCGGAGCTCGCTCGCCGCGAGGTCACCGCAGCGCTGGTGGACGCGACCGGCGAGGGCCTGGACGGCATCATTGCCGTGGCCCATGCGCCCAACGTGCGCCGCGCCCTGGGCCGTCTCACCGCCGACGTGGTTGCCGGGCGCGGTGGCGCCTCCATGGCGGCGGCGCGGGAGTGGGTGGCCTCGGCCTTCGACGTGGTGGTGGAAGTGGGCCGGCTGCGCGATGGCCGGCACCGAGTGCTCCGCGTGGCCGAGCTCGCGGGCACCTCCCCGGAGGAGATCCGCATCGCCGACGTGTTCTCCTTCAACGTGGAGCGCACGGCGGCGGGCGGCGCCGTGGAAGGTACGTTCAACGCCTCCGGCTCCGTGCCGCGCATCGCCGACGAAGTGAGCTCACGCGGCTTCAGCTTGGAGAGCTCGCTGTTCACCCGGCCGCCGTCCCACTGACGCGCGGCGACGTTTGGGTGCTGCCCTCGGGCCGATCATGTCGGTTCGCCGCGGAACCGCGCGGTCCGGAGCGCGCGGTTCCGCGCTGCACCAACAAAGGCAGACGTGGAAGCACCAGGCCCGGCGTCTTCCTCGGCGAGCTGCGTCCAGCAGTGGCGCAGGTGAGCTGGCTGCGTCGGGCTGAGCTGGCTGCGTCGGGGTGAGCTGGCTGCGTCGGGGTGAGCTGGCTGCGTCAGGCGCAGGTGAGCTGGCTGCGTCAGGCTGCGCGGGTGCGCTGGCTGCGTCGCGCGCAGGTGAGCTCGCGTCGGGCTTTGGCGCTGGGCTCAGGCGTTGGCGCTGGGGCGCTTGGCGAGCTTGCGGCCCATGCGGCGCTTCTTCAGGGCGCTGAGCTTGTCGATCATCAAGACGCCGTTCAGATGATCGTTTTCGTGTTGGATCGCCACGGCGAGGAGGCCGTCTGCCTCCAGCTCGAAGGGCTTGCCTTTGGCATCCAAGGCGCGCACCACCACGCGCTCCGCGCGCTTGATCTCCTCGCTGACGCCCGGGAAGGAGAGGCAGCCCTCGTTCCACATTTGCGAGCCGTCCGTCTTGGTGATTTCCGGATTGATGAAGGTCCGGAGATCGCTCGGCTCGTCCTCGTCCGCGATGTCGATGACGAAGATGCGCAGACCCACGCCGACCTGCGGCGCGGCGAGCCCCACGCCGGGGGCCGCGTACATGGTCTCGGCCATGTCCTCCGCCAGCTGGCGGATTTCCGCCGTTACCTTTTCCACGGGCTTGGCTACCTCGCGCAGGCGCGGGTCCGGGTATTCGAGGATCTCGAGGACTGCCATCGGATGCAAAACGTAACACCCACCTGGGAGTCCCGCAATTGGCAGACCCTCAGCTCGCGGTGGTCGTGCGCGTGCTCTTCTTCGGATACACGAGGCGCCCGGAGACGTAGGCATCGTTGCCACACAGCTCCCAGCGGGGCGATTCGATACGGGGCGCGTCTGCGGGATTCTCGGGGCCGGCCCAGTCCACTGCGCCCGGCCGCCCGCGAGGACCGAGCAGCACCGGTGCCAAGAACACGTGCATCTCGTCGGGCAAACCGCCGGCGAGCAGGCTGCCCGCGAGCTCTGCGCCGCCTTCACACAAGACGCTCACGACCTCGCGCAGCGCCAGCTCGCGCAGGGTGACGCGCAAGTCGCAGCGGCCTTCTGCCGAAGCAGGCACTCGGATCACGCTGACACCGAGATCTTCCAGAGACTCGGCCACGGCGCGGGATGCATCTACCGTCGTCACCACGCAGGTGGGCACCTCTTTGGCCGTCTGCACCAGCTGGCAGCTGGTGGGGATGCGGAGCTTGCTGTCCATCACCACGCGGACGGGGCTGCGGCCCGGCACGTCCCGGACGGTGAGGCGCGGATCGTCCGCTATTACGGTGTTGATGCCCACCATCACCGCGTCGTGCCGAGTGCGGAGCAGGTGAACGCGCGCGCGGGAGTCCGCGCAGGTGATCCACTTGGAAGCGCCGGTGCGGGTGGCGATGCGGCCATCGAGGCTGACGGCCAGCTTGAGGGATAAGTACGACGCCTGCTCGGTGATGTACTTGCTCCACGGCTCGATGAGCTTCTTGGCTTCTTTCTCGAGCACGCCGACGACGACTTCCACCCCGGCGGCTTCGAGCCGCTCGATACCCCCACCCTCGACGCCGGGATTGGGATCCTTGCAGCCGACCACCACGCGGCCGATGCCCGCCGCCAGAATCGCGTCCACGCAGGGCGGGGTCCGGCCCTCGTGGTTGCAGGGCTCCAGCGTCACGTACAGGGTCTTGCCCCGCGCGGACTCCCCCGCTTCCCGGAGGGCGACGATCTCGGCGTGCTCCAGGCCGACTGCGGCGTGAAAGCCTTCGGCAAGGATGGTCTCGCCGTCCGCCACCACCGAACCCACGTGGGGATTCGGCGAGGGGTCGCCACCCTGGGCGATCTCGATGGCGCGGGCCATCAACTTGGCATCGACGTCAGCCACTTGGGTTCTCGGTGATCTGGAGCGACGGCTCCGAGGGGGACTTTAGCGGGCCACTCTCGGACCCACAAGGCGACCACTGCATCAGGAGCTCTTCCGGGGAGTGTCGTCCAACCCGCGCGCGTGAACGAGCGCGCTCATTTCGCGCATGAACTCGTCGATGTCGCGGAACGACTTGTAAACGCTCGCAAAGCGCACGTAGGCGACCTCGTCGAGCTTTTTCAGGCGCGCCATCACGCGTTCGCCGATTTCCATGGAGCTGACTTCGCGCTCACCGCTCTCCGACAGCTCGCGTTCCAGGCACTCCGCTTCTTCTTCCAGGGCGTCGGCGGATACCGGTCGCTTGTTGCAGGCGATGCGCAGGCTGGCGAGCACCTTGTTGCGGTCGAAGGGCTCGCGTTGGCCGTCCTTCTTGACCACCGTGGGCAGCGATAGCTCCACTCGCTCGTAAGTGGTGAAGCGGCGTTTGCAAGCGTCACACTCGCGGCGGCGCCAGGTTACCGTCCCACCGGTGACCAAGCGCGAGTCGACCACCCGACTCTCCATCTGACGGCACGACGGGCACTGCATGTCTCAGCCCTCGTAGGCGGACAGCACGAGCGTCGCGTTGGTGCCTCCGAAGCCGAAGGAGTTCGTCATCGCGTGCCGAACGCGGCGTTCCCGCGCGGTGTGGGCGATGAAGTCCAGAGGGCACTCGGGGTCCTGGTCGTCCAGGTTGATGGTGGGGGGCACACGCCCGGTCTCGATGGCCTTCACGCAGATGGCCGCTTCCACGGCCCCCGCGGCGCCGAGGAGATGTCCCATCATGCTCTTGGTGGAGCTGACCCACAGCTTCTTGTCGAGGGCGTGGGCTCCGAACAGCTGGGCGATGGCCCGCGCCTCTTCCACGTCCCCCGCCGGCGTGCTGGTGCCGTGGGCGTTGATGTAGTCGATGGCATCGGGCGCGAGCTTCGCGTCGGCCAGCGCTTGCTTCATGGCGCGCAGGCCTCCCGCGCCGCCGGGAGCGGGCTTGGTGATGTGATAGGCGTCGCTCGAGGCACCGAAGCCGGTGATCTCCGCCAAGATGCGCGCGCCGCGCTTCTTGGCGCGAGTGAGCGATTCCAGGATCAAGGTGCCGGCGCCCTCGCCGCACACGAAGCCGTCGCGGCCCGTGTCCCATGGGCGACTGGCCTTCTCGGGAGCGTCGTTGCGACGGCTGAGGGCGAACATGGCCGAGAAACCCGTGACGCCGATGGGCGAGATGGTCGCTTCCGCGCCACCGGCGACCATCACGCTGGCGCGTCCGTCGCGGATCCAGCGAGCGGCTTCTCCGAGGGCGTGGCCGCTGGAGGAGCAAGCGCTGGTGTGGCAGATGCTCGGGCCGCGGAGCCCGAAGGCGATGGACACCTGTCCGGCCGCCATGTTGGCGATGAGGGAGGGAATGAAATAGGGGCTGACCTTGGTCGGCCCTTTGTGCTCGAGAACCAACGTGCAGCGCTCGAGATTTTCGACGCCCCCGAGCCCCACGCCAATGAACGTTCCGGTGGTGTCGCGCTCTTCTTCCGTGAGCTCGAGCCCGGCGTCCTCGATCGCCATCTTGGTGGCGCCCATGGCGAAGGTGATGAAGCGCGTGGCTTCCTTGAGCTTCTTCCGCTCCATGTACTGAGCGGGGTCGTAGTTCTTCACCTCGCAGGCGAAGCGGGTGGGGTAGCGTTCGTCCAGCTCGAACAGCGTGATGGGGCCCGCCGAGCTCTGCCCAGCGAGCAGAGAATTCCAGGTGGGCTCCAGGCCCACTCCGTTGGGCGTGACCAAGCCCATGCCGGTGACAACGACGCGCTCCATGATGCTACCTCGTGGAAGGGGTGAGTCCGTGCACACGGCCCCCGTCCGCGTGGGTGCTCGCGCCGCTCGAAGCGGCGCGGCACCAGCGCCTGAGCTCAGGCGCTTGCGTTCTTGTTGATGTAGTCAATCGCATCCTGGACGGTCCGGATTTTCTCCGTGTCCTCGTCCGGAATGTCGATTTCGAAGGCCTCTTCGAAAGCGAGGACCAGCTCGACCAAACCCAACGAGTCAGCGCCGAGGTCGTCGATGAACGTCGACTCCGCCTTGATGTCTTTCTCGTCGACGTCGAGCTGTTCCTTGATGATCCGCTTGACTTCGGCCTCGATGTCCCGGCCTGCCATGGTGCCTCCAACTGGGGATACGCCTCTTTACGAGGTCGGCTTTGGTTGTTCGTTTCCGAAACCGGAAATTCTCACATGTACATGCCGCCGTTGATGCGCAGCGTCTGTCCTGTCACGTAGCTCGCCTCGTCCGAGGCCAAGTACACCACTGCCGCCGCCACGTCCTGCGAGGTACCCGCTCGCCCCAACGGGACTGCGTCGAGCATGGCCTTCTTGGCCTCCTCGGGCAGCGAGCTGGTCATGTCCGTTTCCACGTAGCCCGGGGCGATGGCGTTGACGGTGATGCCGCGGGAGGCGTACTCCCGCGCCAAGCTCTTGGTCACGCCCAAGAGCGCGGCCTTGGAGGCCGCATAGGCGGTTTGCCCGACGTTTCCCATCTCTCCGACCACGCTGGACAGGAACACGACGCGACCTGTGCGGGCCCGCATCATGCTCTTGATGGCCGCTCGGGCGGTGGCCACGGCGCCCTTCACGTTCACCGCGAAGATACGATCGAAGTCCTCTTCCTTGAGCCGCAAGAGCAGGCCGTCCACGCTGATGCCGGCGCTGGCCACCAGCACGTCGAGCCTTCCGAGGCGTTTGGCGATGGCAGCGACCGCGGCTTCCGCAGCGGCACTGTCTCCGACGTCGAACTGAGCGATCTCCGCCTTGCCGCCTGCGGCGGCGATGCCCTCTGCCACGCTCGCCGCGGCCTGTTCGCCGTTCACGTAGCCGATGACCACGTGGGCTCCGGCAGCCGCGAGCGCCTCCGCGCTGGCTCGGCCGATCCCGCGCGAGCCACCGGTGATGACGCAGACTTTGTTGCTCAGATCGAACATGACAAATGTGCCCGGGATGCCCCGCGGCGGGCCGTGTTTACCACGCCGGCGGCCAGGTCTTGGGCGAAAGATGCGTCGACCACGCCGAGCCCCCTGCGAAGCACCCTGCGCACCCTCAATTTTTCAACGATTCCAGCGCCTTGGTGACGCCTTCCGGGTCGCCGACAGCGACCACGGAGATGCGCTTGTCGATGCGCTTCACCAACCCCGCCAGGACCTTGCCCGGTCCGATCTCCAGGGCGAGGTCCACGCCGCCGTCGGCCATCGCGCGGACGCTCGCATCCCACAGCACCGGAGCGTCGATCTGACGCACGAGCAGCTCGGCGATGCGGTCGGCGTCCGAGTTGGGCTTGGCCTCCACGTTGGAGATCACCGGGAACTCTGGCGCCGAGAGTGACACGCTCTTCAGGGCTTCCTTCACCGCCTTGGCAGCGGGGGCCATCAGCGCACAGTGGAATGGCGCGCTCACCTTGAGAGGAATGGCCTTGAGCTTTCGCTCTTGGGCGAGCTTCATCGCGCGTTCCACTGCGTCCTTCTCGCCGGCGATCACCACCTGGCCCGGGGCATTGAAGTTGGCGGGCGCGACCACGCCACCTTCGGCGGCGTCCCCGCACAGGTTTCGAACCTGGTCCGCGTCGCCCCCCATGATCGCGGCCATCGCGCCGTTGCCCGGAGGCACCGCCTCTTGCATGGCCTTGCCGCGCAGGTGCACGAGGCGCACTGCATCTTCGAGCGCCAACGCCCCCGCCGCCACCAGTGCGCTGTACTCGCCCAAGGAATGGCCGGCGGCGAACGCAGGAGGAGCCAGCTCCGGGTGCGCCTCCCGCAGCGCCGCCAATGCGGCGATGCTGGCGGTCACGATCGCCGGCTGGGTGTTCTTGGTCAGGGTGAGGTCGGACTCCGGACCTTCGAAGCACAGGCTGGAGAGCTTCCAACCCAGCGCTTGGTCGGCCCGGTCGAAGACCTCGCGGGCCTGAGCCGACGCTTCGTACAGCGCCTTGCCCATGCCCACGACCTGTGTCCCCTGTCCGGGGAATAGCCATGCCACGCTCATGGGGCCCATTGACACCACGAGAGTGCTCGCGGTCAAGACTACATGCGCACCAGCGCGCTCGCCCAGGAGATGCCGGCGCCCAGCGCGCACATCAGCACCGTCTGACCGGGCTTGATGCGGCCGTCACGCACGGCCTCGTCGAGGGCGATGGGGATGCTGGCGCTGGAGGTGTTGCCGTAACGCTCGATGTTCAACACGAAGCGGGAGAGGGGGATCTCGAGCCGCACCGCGACTTGGCTGATGATGCGCATGTTCGCCTGGTGGGGCACGACCCAGTCCACGTGCTCGGCCTCGAGCCCGGCGTGGGCCAGCGCCTCCCGGGACGCGCTGGTGAGATTCTTGACGGCCACCTTGAAGATGTCGCCGCCGATCATGTGCACCTTGTCTCGAGCTTGCTCGATACCCTCGGCGGTGAGGGGCTCTTTGCTGCCTCCGGCGGGAATGCACAGGGACTCCGCCAGCGTGGCGTCGGTGTACAGCTTGGTGGAGAGCACGCCTCCGCCGTCGTCGCTCGCGGGGGTCAACACTGCCGCGCCGGCGCCGTCGCCGAACAGCACGCAAGTGGCGCGATCTTCCCAGTTCAACACGCGAGACAAGAGCTCCACGCCGATCACGAGCACGTTCTTCGCCATGCCGGTTCGGATGAACTGGTCGCCGATGGACGTTGCGTACAGGAAGCCCGCGCAGGCCGCCGCGACGTCGAAGGCCGGAATGCCGGGACAGCCAAGCTTCTGTTGCACGAACGCAGCGCACGCGGGCAGCGGCATGTCGGCGCTGATGGTGCCGACGACGATCATGTCGAGGTCCTTGGCCTCGAGTCCCGCCGCCTCGAGGGCACGCCGCGCGGCAGCGACGGCCATGTCGCTGGCGGCCTCGTCGCTGGCGGCCACGCGCCGCTCCTTGATGCCGGTGCGTTCCCGGATCCACTCGTCCGACGTGTCCACGACCTTCTCGAGGTCGAAGTTCGTCAGGATCTTCTCGGGAACGTATGCCCCCGTTCCGGCGATGCGGCTTGCCGGCGCTCCGTCCGTGACCATGGACGTTTCGTACAATCTCCCCGCCGCGCGGTCACGGGAAAATGGTTCAACCAGCTGTGAAGCCGGCTACGCAGGTTGCGTAGCTTCGTGCGCTCAGCTCTCGCTGGCGTCGCTCTTCAGGACCGCGCGGCCCTTGTAGTGCCCGCAGGACGGACACGCGCGATGCGAGACCATGGGCGCCGAGCAGTTGGGGCAGGGCACCACGTTGGGGGCCACGACCTTGTCGTGATTGGCGCGACGCATGTTGCGCTTGCTGCTGGACTTACGACGCTTGGGAACTGCCACGGCGAATGCTCCTACTTCTTGTGCTCCCGCAGCCGCTCGGCGATGGCCGCCAGGGGTGCGAGCCGCGGGTCGAGGGGGGCGCTCGGCTCCGAGCCCTCGGCGCTGGGAGCGGGCGGGATAGCGGCTTTGTCCTCGGAAGGCAAGTCGGAAACCGTGGGGGACATGGGCAAGTCGAGCAGGATGAACTCCCGCACGAAGGTGTCCAGTACGACCTTCTCACCGTCGTAGGTGTCCTGGGCCGCCCGCTCGTTCGACAGCTCCGGGTCGTCGTGCCAAGCGCGATGGGACTTCTTGGCGGGTTTTTCCGGCGTCTGCGCCTGAAGCCGACCTTTCTTGCGGCGCGGCTTGCGCTCCCGTCGGCGCGCCCCAAGGTCCGGCAAGGCTTCGGAAAGCATCAGGAATATGTCGGGCTTCAGCGGGACTTGGACGGGCGCCAAGGTGCGCACGCAGGTCATGGTCACGGCCAGCTCGGCGTGGCCGCGCACCATCACCTGGCTCCCGTTCTTCAACAGCTCCACTTCCACCTGGCCCGGACCGGCGGAGCTGGCCTCGCTGCCGGCGAGGGCGGCATCCACCCACGCCTCGCTGAGCTCGAAGCGAACCGAGCGGGGGCCGTCGTCCAGATCGGCGACGGAAATGACGAGAGAGGGCTCCACGGTGGGGCGGAGGCTAGCGCTCCCGGCGCCAAGTTCAAGCTTCGTGATAGCGTCCGCGCGCCATGTGGGCCTGGTTATCGCAAGACGGCAGGAAGCGTCGGGTGGCGATCGCCCTCGTGGTGTACGCCGTCACCACTGGCGTCTACTTCGCGTTTGCCGCGCCGGGCACGTTGCGCGCCCACACACCGTTCAACCACTTCGCCCTGCTCGCCGACTCCTGGCTGCACGGGCGACTGGACCTGGGTGGACCACCGCCGCCCTACGCGCAGAACAACGACTTCGCGAGCTTCGGCGGCAAGTGGTTCGTGACCTTCCCGCCCTTCCCGGCGGTGCTGTTGCTTCCGCTGGTGAAGCTCGCCGGCTCCGCCGAGAACGTCCAGGACGGGCAGTTCTTCATTTGGCTCGCCGGTCTTGGCCCGGCGGTTCTGTTCCTGGCCCTGGAAAAGCTCCGACGCATGGGGCTCGGCGAGCATGGCGTGTGGGGCAGCCTGGTGTTCACCTGGCTGTTCGCCTTTGGCAGTGTGTACTTCTTCACCGCCGAGCAGGGCACCGTCTGGTTCGCGGCACATGTCGTGGGGGTGGGCTTGGCCGCGCTCTACGTGCTGTTCGCGCTGGACGCGGAGCGACCGGTGCTGGCGGGGTTGATGCTCGGACTCGGTTTCCTCACGCGCTCGCCGCTGCTGTTCGCCGCTCCGCTGTTCGTGCTGGAGGCCGTGCGCGTAGCGACGAAGAGCGACGACGACGCCCCCACGTTCCGTACTCTCGGCTCCCTGGCCGCCCTCGCGAAGCTATGGCAGAGCCTCGACAAGCGACGGCTGTTCACTCGGCTCGCGTGGTTCGCCGTACCCATCGTCGGGATCCTGGCGCTGGCCGCTTGGCACAACCAAGCGCGCTTCGGCAGCCCCACGGAGTTCGGCTATCGCTTCCTCACGGTCGCGTGGCGCGGGCGCATGGAGAAGTGGGGGCTCTTCAACTACCACTTCTTCGGCAGGAACCTGGCAGTGATGCTGTCCAGCGTGCCGTGGATCCCACCGGCGCCGCGGCAGGTGCCGTTTCAGATCAGCCAGCACGGTCTCGCGTTGTGGGTGACGACGCCGCTGTACCTGTGGCTCTTGTGGCCCCGGCGCTGGACGCGCCTGCATCTGGCGTTGTGGCTCACGGTCTTGGCCGTGGCGGTGCCGACGTTGTTCTACCAGAACACCGGCTGGATCCAGTTCGGGTACCGCTTCTCCAACGACTACGCGATCTTCCTCTTCTGTCTGTTGGCCATCGGCGGCTACCGCATGAGAACGCTGTTCTGGTCCGCCGCGCTGTGGAGCGTCGTCGTCAACGGCTGGGGCGCTATGTCCTTCGGTCGCGGCAAGTTCGACCCCTACTACTACAACGACCCCAGCCAGCGCGTGCTACACCAGCCAGACTGATGTCCGATCGGATCCGGGAGCTCGTCAAATCCGTGGAGGCTCAGGGCGTGGACAGCCCGTACCTCGAACGCCTGCGCCGTCCGCGGGGGCAGGCCGAAGCCGCGATCGCGTCGCTGCAGCACGAGATCGTCGGCGAGATGGCCGCGTCCCTCGGGCGAGCGGAAGATCACATCAACGAAGCCTTGCTGCGCCTCGATCTCTTGGGTCGCGAGCTCGACCGAGGCGAGCGGCCGGAGCTGGTGGAGGAGTTCAACGCCCAGCGAAAGGTCGCCGAGCGCCGGGTGTGGGAGCTTCGCGTTCAGCGGGAGGCGCTGGGCATTCGCCGAAACGAGATGCTCGCTAAGTTGTATCCGATCCCGCCGCGGCGTTGACTCACTTCACCTGGAAGTTCTGCACCGCCCACTCGAGTTGTTCGGCGTTCTTCTCCATCAGAGCCTTGGTTCCACCGGATTCCAGGAGATAGATGGTGGAGTCCGTCAAGAACACCGTGACCGTATACAGGTGTGGTGAGCCGCCTTCGTCGTGGCCGAAACGGAGCTGCTTGCCCGCGAGCCCGGCCTTGGTCTTCACGTCGGCCTGACTCAAGAGCGCGTATCCGCCGCGCTGACGCATCCGGTTTTCGATGGCGCGAGTCCAGAAGTCCAGCGTGCCCTTGGGGTCGTTGTCGATCTCCCGTACGGCGATGACCAGACCGTCCGCGGTGGTCGCGCGGTAGTCGTAGCGTTCCTGATCGGGCAGCTCCACGAAGCCCGGCGGTGTGGCCGCCACGAAGGAGTTGCCGCAGCCGGTGGCGAGCAGCAAGAAGAGCAATCCGAACGTCGTCTTCATCACATCCTCAACAGCTCGCCCAGGCCGAGGGTATCCAGCCAGGGGAAGGGGAGTCGGACCTTCGAGTCCACGTGATCCGTGGGCCGTGCCGAGAAGGTGACCGTGATGGTGGAGAAGTGGACCAGCTCCGTCAGCAGCTTGAGCCGACCCTTCATGCGCTCCAGCTCGCCCGTCACTCTTTCGAGCTCTTTCTCGACGGCGATGGCGTCGGGCACCTTGTCGGCCTTCTCGAGCAGCTTCTCGAGGCGTTTGCGCACCACTTCCAGGTTGCGCATGCGGATCTGCAGATCGACATACTCGCTGGTGACGTCCTGCACGCTCACGTTCTTGTGAAGCACGTCGCCCAGCTTGGTGATGTCGGTCACCGAGCCGTCGAACTTGCCGGCTGGCACCCGCACGGTGATGGTGCGATCGTCGCGCTTCACCAGGTAGCCGCCCGCCTGCCGAGCGATCTTCTCGACCGCGTCCATCGCCTTCTTGGCCTCGAACACGGCCATGTTCACGTCGGCCGTGTAGATGAGCATCGGAGACGCAATGGTCGCCCCCTGGCCGCTCGTCGCCACGCCGGTGTCGGGCTCGGGCTGAGCGCCCGGAGCGGGCGTCGGAACGTCGGGCTTGGTCTCCGTCCGCTTTGGCGGTGGCGCGGGCGGGGGAGGCGGAGCGTTCTGCGGCGCCGGGGCGCCGCCCGCGAGAGGAGCATCCTCCGCGACGCGCGCGTCATCGGCTTCGTCCACGCCGGCGGTGGCGGTGCCCGGCGCATACATTTCCGGCTCTGCAGCCGCCGCCGTTTCCGTCATCGGCGCCTCGGCCGCGTAGTCGGCGCTCTTGCTCCCCGCGTAGGGCGCCGAGCCACCACACCCGACGACCAGGAACAGGGCTACGAGGAGCCCGACAAGGTGCGTGAGTCTCGCCATGGTCCGAACCTCTCCCGACAACGTCCTGGCCGCGGGCCGCCTTACAGCTTCGCGTCGGTTTTTCCGGCCGCAGCCGGCTTGCCACGCTTGATCGTGATTTTCTCGATCTTCGGTGGGTCGATGGCGCGGTCACCCCGTACCGAGGTGCTCGCCAGCTTCTCGATCACGTCCTCCGGCTGGCACTTGCCGAAAATCGTGTAGCCGCCATCCAGGTGCTTGGCCACGCCGTCCATGATGAAGAACTGCATGCCGTTCGTGTTCGGGCCGCGGTTCGCCATGCACAGCTGGCCCCGCTCGTCGTGGTGGGCGTCCTCCCAGATCTCGTCCGGGATCACGTAGCCCGGC
This portion of the Polyangiaceae bacterium genome encodes:
- the tadA gene encoding Flp pilus assembly complex ATPase component TadA, whose product is MISPNQASRPVFAIVISEKGGAERREVFERTEISVGRVQGNDLMLPKGNVSKRHARLIYRDGRFIVTDLNSTNGTYVNRRRISQATIVREGDRIYIGDFVLRIEVPEGQSQADEVGDQTGSGPVLARESAAAEPGSGATNFPAEGHEDASGASYPKVPGPPRVPSGPRPSGPDRDSHPSERQAGSMVDVSHADIDARAVAPSNEDRIDHQVSALRQAVALLVDKTLEAVGPSAVEGNVTDVGRGAVEQALSEQLERLRASGGLDASLDGARVLSDARAELLELGPLGPLLMDVSVASIALTRHDHLVAARGDRSVQSETAFSSPAAVLRIVRRLCHAAGAPHQDQETVVERRLRDGSRLCAITGAASATGPLLVIEKPRRAGGSVEDLVRRGTVSRAMATFLHHCVAARVNVLVVGPRDEGTASVASALVGVAAPACPVVALLDFDDLVSGNAPHAAWLSVADAPMDAARMLATAAHVPDVRVVAELARREVTAALVDATGEGLDGIIAVAHAPNVRRALGRLTADVVAGRGGASMAAAREWVASAFDVVVEVGRLRDGRHRVLRVAELAGTSPEEIRIADVFSFNVERTAAGGAVEGTFNASGSVPRIADEVSSRGFSLESSLFTRPPSH
- the def gene encoding peptide deformylase — protein: MAVLEILEYPDPRLREVAKPVEKVTAEIRQLAEDMAETMYAAPGVGLAAPQVGVGLRIFVIDIADEDEPSDLRTFINPEITKTDGSQMWNEGCLSFPGVSEEIKRAERVVVRALDAKGKPFELEADGLLAVAIQHENDHLNGVLMIDKLSALKKRRMGRKLAKRPSANA
- the ribD gene encoding bifunctional diaminohydroxyphosphoribosylaminopyrimidine deaminase/5-amino-6-(5-phosphoribosylamino)uracil reductase RibD, with translation MARAIEIAQGGDPSPNPHVGSVVADGETILAEGFHAAVGLEHAEIVALREAGESARGKTLYVTLEPCNHEGRTPPCVDAILAAGIGRVVVGCKDPNPGVEGGGIERLEAAGVEVVVGVLEKEAKKLIEPWSKYITEQASYLSLKLAVSLDGRIATRTGASKWITCADSRARVHLLRTRHDAVMVGINTVIADDPRLTVRDVPGRSPVRVVMDSKLRIPTSCQLVQTAKEVPTCVVTTVDASRAVAESLEDLGVSVIRVPASAEGRCDLRVTLRELALREVVSVLCEGGAELAGSLLAGGLPDEMHVFLAPVLLGPRGRPGAVDWAGPENPADAPRIESPRWELCGNDAYVSGRLVYPKKSTRTTTAS
- the nrdR gene encoding transcriptional repressor NrdR; this encodes MQCPSCRQMESRVVDSRLVTGGTVTWRRRECDACKRRFTTYERVELSLPTVVKKDGQREPFDRNKVLASLRIACNKRPVSADALEEEAECLERELSESGEREVSSMEIGERVMARLKKLDEVAYVRFASVYKSFRDIDEFMREMSALVHARGLDDTPRKSS
- the fabF gene encoding beta-ketoacyl-ACP synthase II, giving the protein MERVVVTGMGLVTPNGVGLEPTWNSLLAGQSSAGPITLFELDERYPTRFACEVKNYDPAQYMERKKLKEATRFITFAMGATKMAIEDAGLELTEEERDTTGTFIGVGLGGVENLERCTLVLEHKGPTKVSPYFIPSLIANMAAGQVSIAFGLRGPSICHTSACSSSGHALGEAARWIRDGRASVMVAGGAEATISPIGVTGFSAMFALSRRNDAPEKASRPWDTGRDGFVCGEGAGTLILESLTRAKKRGARILAEITGFGASSDAYHITKPAPGGAGGLRAMKQALADAKLAPDAIDYINAHGTSTPAGDVEEARAIAQLFGAHALDKKLWVSSTKSMMGHLLGAAGAVEAAICVKAIETGRVPPTINLDDQDPECPLDFIAHTARERRVRHAMTNSFGFGGTNATLVLSAYEG
- the acpP gene encoding acyl carrier protein; translated protein: MAGRDIEAEVKRIIKEQLDVDEKDIKAESTFIDDLGADSLGLVELVLAFEEAFEIDIPDEDTEKIRTVQDAIDYINKNASA
- the fabG gene encoding 3-oxoacyl-ACP reductase FabG, which gives rise to MFDLSNKVCVITGGSRGIGRASAEALAAAGAHVVIGYVNGEQAAASVAEGIAAAGGKAEIAQFDVGDSAAAEAAVAAIAKRLGRLDVLVASAGISVDGLLLRLKEEDFDRIFAVNVKGAVATARAAIKSMMRARTGRVVFLSSVVGEMGNVGQTAYAASKAALLGVTKSLAREYASRGITVNAIAPGYVETDMTSSLPEEAKKAMLDAVPLGRAGTSQDVAAAVVYLASDEASYVTGQTLRINGGMYM
- the fabD gene encoding ACP S-malonyltransferase, translated to MSVAWLFPGQGTQVVGMGKALYEASAQAREVFDRADQALGWKLSSLCFEGPESDLTLTKNTQPAIVTASIAALAALREAHPELAPPAFAAGHSLGEYSALVAAGALALEDAVRLVHLRGKAMQEAVPPGNGAMAAIMGGDADQVRNLCGDAAEGGVVAPANFNAPGQVVIAGEKDAVERAMKLAQERKLKAIPLKVSAPFHCALMAPAAKAVKEALKSVSLSAPEFPVISNVEAKPNSDADRIAELLVRQIDAPVLWDASVRAMADGGVDLALEIGPGKVLAGLVKRIDKRISVVAVGDPEGVTKALESLKN
- a CDS encoding ketoacyl-ACP synthase III; translated protein: MVTDGAPASRIAGTGAYVPEKILTNFDLEKVVDTSDEWIRERTGIKERRVAASDEAASDMAVAAARRALEAAGLEAKDLDMIVVGTISADMPLPACAAFVQQKLGCPGIPAFDVAAACAGFLYATSIGDQFIRTGMAKNVLVIGVELLSRVLNWEDRATCVLFGDGAGAAVLTPASDDGGGVLSTKLYTDATLAESLCIPAGGSKEPLTAEGIEQARDKVHMIGGDIFKVAVKNLTSASREALAHAGLEAEHVDWVVPHQANMRIISQVAVRLEIPLSRFVLNIERYGNTSSASIPIALDEAVRDGRIKPGQTVLMCALGAGISWASALVRM